A genomic window from Etheostoma spectabile isolate EspeVRDwgs_2016 unplaced genomic scaffold, UIUC_Espe_1.0 scaffold362, whole genome shotgun sequence includes:
- the LOC116686396 gene encoding uncharacterized protein LOC116686396, producing MTEQPAQNQGCSAALVQTPDTLHIDLPHVDPKEVGFTINKCLIQITTKHWDLVTNGLVSCVLTTVLANSCMDLIQIFAETIVDVLMPQVYRYKRTYGTFSPSVLGLTEDRILTYMGDSIEQALADALKIKLQNFVSTNEFSKSLFRHISKTVNSVLALFTQTPALESSLPVVLVSGCVTSIGELTDMVRQFATILTGAFEAQQRAQKMTEDQWSKTASYEPGREVEPPVFNLNSRSDLKKLVKNYIIRMLKVLKNAQMPNCEMSPSNHRDVCIRVGANTHILTVEDRKSDRQESVMSFYCGLDSIPGAVPDSNDTESQSERCPFSSITVIATTEDHSSRLSPIEIESIKNIADELVQDLLEVDLQGAVQTDSWLEVGKLRELTDRSFNVVMSGRDYQIPLALAGTRICDTMIHRNRRRKSVVDPDIVAHALYLRTAEVVTRCAVQVLLWSELHSEQLSYPSPLAFEQLSVDLEFMLVGHGAGDHLEIVPLTPPSPSIIPVLSQEITYEVIPEPPELMQSQLLGGNVLAPLCTLLVREMLIVIGVENSEMISEAVKKVIHHLQGVDPMLYNHFYDTLMGRSFKDIYQASISDLLLEFGSVDELKEVVRSGDPTFEKAIVRALRTQLGMLTYPECHRNTAKKTSLRS from the exons ATGACTGAACAACCAGCCCAGAACCAAGGGTGTTCTGCTGCATTGGTGCAGACGCCTGATACTCTGCATATTGACCTTCCACATGTTGATCCAAAGGAAGTCGGTTTTACAATCAACAAATGTTTGATacaaattaccacaaa GCATTGGGATTTAGTGACAAATGGCTTGGTGAGCTGTGTTTTGACCACTGTGCTGGCCAATTCTTGCATGGATCTCATCCAGATCTTTGCAGAGACTATTGTGGATGTCCTAATGCCACAGGTCTACAGATACAAGAGAACCTATGGCACCTTTTCTCCATCTGTCCTTGGCCTAACTGAGGACCGAATCCTCACCTACATGGGGGATTCTATTGAACAGGCACTGGCTGATGCACTAAAGATCAAACTCCAGAATTTTGTGTCAACTAATGAATTCTCCAAGTCACTTTTTAGACACATTTCAAAGACTGTCAACTCAGTCTTGGCTTTGTTCACTCAGACTCCCGCCCTGGAGTCTAGTCTTCCAGTGGTTTTGGTCAGTGGCTGTGTGACTTCCATTGGAGAACTTACAGATATGGTTCGTCAGTTTGCCACCATACTGACAGGAGCCTTCGAAGCTCAGCAGCGAGCTCAAAAGATGACTGAAGATCAGTGGAGCAAGACTGCATCGTATGAACCAGGCAGAGAAGTGGAGCCCCCTGTATTCAATTTAAATTCCAGAAGTGACTTAAAGAAATTAGTGAAGAATTACATAATTCGCATGCTGAAAGTCCTAAAAAATGCTCAAATGCCAAACTGTGAAATGAGCCCTAGCAACCATAGAGATGTTTGTATTAGAGTTGGcgcaaatacacacattttgacTGTGGAAGACAGGAAATCAGATAGACAAGAGTCTGTCATGTCCTTCTATTGTGGTCTGGATTCCATACCAGGTGCTGTGCCTGACAGCAACGACACAGAGTCCCAATCTGAGAGGTGTCCCTTTAGTTCAATTACAGTGATTGCTACAACTGAGGACCATTCTTCTCGTTTAAGTCCCATAGAGATTGAGTCTATTAAGAATATAGCTGACGAACTGGTACAAGATTTGTTGGAAGTAGATCTGCAGGGGGCTGTGCAGACAGACAGTTGGCTGGAGGTCGGTAAACTAAGAGAACTCACGGACAGAAGCTTTAACGTGGTAATGAGTGGACGTGACTACCAGATTCCATTAGCGCTAGCTGGAACACGCATTTGTGACACTATGATCCACAGAAACCGGAGGCGAAAGAGCGTCGTCGACCCAGACATTGTTGCTCATGCTCTTTACCTGAGGACAGCAGAGGTTGTTACTCGTTGTGCTGTGCAGGTTCTCCTTTGGTCAGAACTACACTCAGAGCAGTTGTCTTATCCATCTCCACTCGCTTTCGAACAACTGTCTGTAGATCTTGAGTTCATGCTTGTAGGACATGGAGCAGGGGACCATTTAGAAATAGTGCCTTTAACTCCTCCGTCTCCTAGCATAATTCCAGTGTTGAGTCAAGAAATCACATATGAAGTTATCCCGGAGCCGCCTGAGCTAATGCAGTCGCAGTTGCTGGGAGGCAATGTTCTCGCACCCCTGTGTACTTTGCTGGTTCGTGAGATGCTTATCGTCATCGGTGTTGAAAACAGTGAAATGATTAGTGAAGCTGTAAAGAAAGTGATTCATCATCTTCAAGGTGTGGATCCTATGCTGTACAACCACTTCTATGACACCTTGATGGGTCGGAGTTTCAAAGACATTTACCAGGCTAGCATTAGCGACCTCCTGCTGGAGTTTGGTTCAGTAGATGAATTGAAGGAGGTTGTAAGATCAGGTGATCCCACTTTTGAGAAGGCTATTGTGAGAGCACTGAGGACACAGCTGGGAATGCTTACATATCCAGAATGTCATCGAAACACAGCCAAGAAAACTTCTTTAAGAAGTTAA